The genomic interval AGACAAGGAGTCACTTATAAAATGGACCGCCCTGATAGTGACTGTGATAACATTCATCCTTTCAATCCCCCTGTTTACAAACTTCGATAAGACGACACATAAGATGCAGTTTGTCGAAAGATATAATTGGATTCCTGCATGGAATATAAAATATTATTTAGGTGTTGATGGGATAAGCGTCCTCCTTGTCCTCCTTACCACACTATCTGCAATCCTCTGCGTTCTCATATCATGGCATTCTATAAAGATAAAGGTAAAAGAGTTCTATATAGCCATTCTATTGACAGAAGGCGCAATTGCAGGCGTCTTCTGCTCCCTTGATTTCTTCCTCTTCTATATATTCTGGGAGGCAATGCTCGTACCCATGTTTTTAATTATAGGGGTCTGGGGAGGACCGAACAGGATTTATGCAACAATAAAATTCATCCTTTATACGCTCGTTGGTAGCGTGCTGATGCTTGTCGGGATAATATTCCTTTATTTCTATGCAGGCAAGACATTCGATATCCTTGAACTGGCGACAAAGACATACCCTTATAAAGTACAGTTCTGGCTCTTCTGGGCATTTTTTGCTGCCTTTGCAGTAAAGGTTCCGATGTTTCCTGTCCATACCTGGCTTCCAGATGCACATACAGAGGCACCCACTGCTGGCAGCGTCATCCTTGCGGCTATACTCATAAAGATGGGTGCATACGGTTTTCTCAGGTTCTCTATACCGTTATTCCCTGAGGCTTCAAAGGCAATGACTCCTGCAATGTTAACCCTTTCTGTTATAGCTATAATATATGGCGCTGTCATATGCCTTGCCCAGAAAGACCTGAAGAGGCTGATCGCATATAGCTCTGTAAGCCACATGGGTTTTGTAACACTCGGGATTTTTGCCCTCAACAGTCAGGGGATGGAAGGCGGAATCTTACAGATGATAAACCACGGGATTGTAACAGGCGCGCTATTCTTGAGCGTTGGAATAATCTATGACAGGACACATTCGAGGCAGATTAGTGACCATGGCGGTCTCGCAACACCAATGCCGATATATGCTGCATTTTTTATGGTCTTTACACTTGCTGCAATAGGACTTCCAGGGACGAATGGATTCATAGGTGAATTCCTCATAATCCTCGGTGGCTTTACTGCGAATAAATGGGCAGGTGTACTTGCTGCAACAGGAATAATTATAGGCGCTGGCTATATGCTCTGGCTTTATCAGAGGCTTTTCTTTATGAGCGTGCACGAAAAGGTTATAGGTATTTCGGATATGGACATAAGGGAAATCTCAACCCTCCTGCCGCTTGTCATCCTTGTATTCTGGATAGGGGTTTATCCGAATGCATTTCTCAGCTTTACGCATGCCTCTGTGCAGCATTTAATTGAGAGGGTAAACACGGCCCAGGAGGGCGTGTCCCTGGCAAAACTCTTCTGGAGGTAATGAATGCAGATTCCTTTTCCTTTGCCTGATATCAACCCTGCAATGCCAGAAATCGTATTGTGTGGCCTTGCCCTTTTTGTACTGATGGCTGACCTCATATTAAAAAAGAAAGAAACAGTTGCCCTGATGAGCATTATCAGTCTCGGAATTACTTTTTATATCACTCTCACAACCAGGGCTGGCCTGACCTTTTCAGATATGTTTATCTCAGACGGTTTTTCTACTTTCTTCAAGCTGATTTTTTACATCAATGCCTTTTTATCAATCCTTATATCTGTGAAATATATAAAGATAGAAGGGACAAACTTAGGCGAATATTACAGCCTTATACTATTTTCAACACTCGGCATGATGATTATGGCCTCAGGGACAGACCTGATAGTTATATATCTCGGCCTTGAGCTGATGGCCATTTCCACCTATGTCCTTGCAGGGTTTATAAGGCACGAGATAAGATCAAATGAGGCAGCCCTTAAGTATTTTCTGCTCGGCGCCTTTTCCTCGGCCTTTCTGCTTTACGGCATATCAATGATTTATGGAACCACAGGCACAACCAATGTAAAAGAAATAGCCACGTATATTACCCTCAAAGGGCTTTCTGGCAATACAGTGCTTCTCTTATCGATGATTCTTTTTACCGTGGCTTTTGGTTTCAAGATCGCTGCTGTGCCATTTCATATGTGGGCGCCTGACGTATATGAAGGTGCACCTACCTCGATTACAGCCTTTATGTCAGTAGGGCCGAAGGCCGCAGGCTTTGCTGCAATGGCAAGGGTCTTTATGGAGGCCCTCGGCCCTATAAAGGTTGATTGGGTTTCTGTGCTCATCCCGATTTCTATTCTTACAATGGCTGTCGGCAATATCATTGCCCTGTCTCAGACAAATATCAAGAGGATGCTTGCATATTCTTCCATTGCCCATGCAGGGTATATGCTCCTCGGCCTTATTGCAGGCGATGCCGAGGGGCTGTCAGCGCTGATGAGCTATGTGATGATTTACGCCTTTATGAATACAGGTGCCTTTGCTGTTGTAATAATGCTGAGGAGGGAAGGCTTTAAAGGAGAGAACATAGAGGACTTTCTCGGCCTTGCAAAGTCGCACCCGCTTGCCTCGGCATTGATGCTCATATTTATGTTCTCCCTTACAGGGCTACCTCCGACCGCAGGTTTTATCGGCAAATTCTATTTATTCCTGAGCGCAGTAAATGCAGGTTATACATGGCTTGTTGTGATAGCTGTCATATTCAGCGCTATTTCTGCTTACTTTTACCTGAGGGTCGTGATGTATATGTACATGAAGGAGCCAAAAGAAGAAGTGGCCCTTACAGTATCAGGCTCAATGAGCCTTGCACTTGCAATTACAGCCATCATGACCATTATCCTCGGGGTTTTCCCTTCTATTCTCCTGAACCTGGCAAAGGCCTCAATTCTGATTTGAATCTCTGCGTTGTTTTCTATGTTATAATTTATTTAAATCCATTCAGGTTTCGATAAGCAGGGCTGGCTTGTGAGGATGCTTTGAATTTAAGGGCGCAGTGGAGTCTTGCCAGAAAAAATCTGGAATCAACAGATGTCGGGTTTTTTCTCCTGCGAGTTACGGTCTTCCTTGGAGGACTCGGGTGGCTTGTCTTTTCATCATTGCCTCCACAGGAGTTTTCAGCCGTTCTCAACATTTACATATATTATTTCTTCTATAATTTTTTTATCTATGTCCTGATTTTTTTAAAGCCACAGAAAATAAGAAGGATATATTTTCTCGGCCTTGTGTTTGACCTTCTCTTTGTATTTCTGCTTGTAAAAAATACAGGCGGGTTTGAGAGCAATTTTTATCTCGGATTTTACCTTCTGACTGCACTCAATACTTTTTACTACGGACTTGCCTGTGGAATCGGATTGGCTGCTGTCTCATCGCTGGTCTATCTCGCAGGCGGGAGTTTTGACTTTGAGGCCATTCAGTGGACCGATTATGCCCTCAGGGTCTCCTTTTTATTCCTCATTGCAGTGCCTCTCGGTTTTCTGTCAGAAAAGCTTCGCGCGGACAAAACGAAAATAGAGTCGCTCCACTGCGAACTCGAGAAGTCAATATTCGACCTCAGCAAGACGCAGCAGAGGCTGGTTGAGTCTGAAAAACTCTCTGCCCTTGGAAGATTGACTGCAGATGTTGCCCATGAGATCAGAAATCCTCTGACCGGCGTAGGGGGATTTGCACGGCGTCTCTATAAAATAGCATCCGATGGGACAAAGGAAAAGGAATATGCTGAACTGATAGTTTCAGAGGTTGACAAGCTCGAGAAGACCTTAAAGGATGTGCTGATATTTTCACGGGATGCAAGGTTTTATCTGGAACTCGCACACCTCGATGATGTGGTCGATAGCTCTCTGAAGGAGTTCAGTGCTATTTTTGAGGAACAGAACATCGAAGTCAAAAAAGACTACAGGGCTGCACAGTGTAAAGCCCTGC from Nitrospirota bacterium carries:
- a CDS encoding NADH-quinone oxidoreductase subunit M, with product MEQVIMNNLAYPILSTIVFMPVFGVLLLLLINRDKESLIKWTALIVTVITFILSIPLFTNFDKTTHKMQFVERYNWIPAWNIKYYLGVDGISVLLVLLTTLSAILCVLISWHSIKIKVKEFYIAILLTEGAIAGVFCSLDFFLFYIFWEAMLVPMFLIIGVWGGPNRIYATIKFILYTLVGSVLMLVGIIFLYFYAGKTFDILELATKTYPYKVQFWLFWAFFAAFAVKVPMFPVHTWLPDAHTEAPTAGSVILAAILIKMGAYGFLRFSIPLFPEASKAMTPAMLTLSVIAIIYGAVICLAQKDLKRLIAYSSVSHMGFVTLGIFALNSQGMEGGILQMINHGIVTGALFLSVGIIYDRTHSRQISDHGGLATPMPIYAAFFMVFTLAAIGLPGTNGFIGEFLIILGGFTANKWAGVLAATGIIIGAGYMLWLYQRLFFMSVHEKVIGISDMDIREISTLLPLVILVFWIGVYPNAFLSFTHASVQHLIERVNTAQEGVSLAKLFWR
- a CDS encoding sensor histidine kinase produces the protein MNLRAQWSLARKNLESTDVGFFLLRVTVFLGGLGWLVFSSLPPQEFSAVLNIYIYYFFYNFFIYVLIFLKPQKIRRIYFLGLVFDLLFVFLLVKNTGGFESNFYLGFYLLTALNTFYYGLACGIGLAAVSSLVYLAGGSFDFEAIQWTDYALRVSFLFLIAVPLGFLSEKLRADKTKIESLHCELEKSIFDLSKTQQRLVESEKLSALGRLTADVAHEIRNPLTGVGGFARRLYKIASDGTKEKEYAELIVSEVDKLEKTLKDVLIFSRDARFYLELAHLDDVVDSSLKEFSAIFEEQNIEVKKDYRAAQCKALLDRDQVKQALYNFIINALDAMSGKGTLIVRTYIEFLNDIDYIAVDICDNGKGIPAENIKLIFEPFYSTKAIGVGTGLGLSICKKIMDEHSGMIKVRSKLNEGSTFTLYFPLQREEDRGKIKCWQYRGCGIENDRERTCSAYPNFGRVCWAVAGTFSEGKVQGIYAQKIKDCRQCPFYQEVAVRKSV
- a CDS encoding NADH-quinone oxidoreductase subunit N; translated protein: MQIPFPLPDINPAMPEIVLCGLALFVLMADLILKKKETVALMSIISLGITFYITLTTRAGLTFSDMFISDGFSTFFKLIFYINAFLSILISVKYIKIEGTNLGEYYSLILFSTLGMMIMASGTDLIVIYLGLELMAISTYVLAGFIRHEIRSNEAALKYFLLGAFSSAFLLYGISMIYGTTGTTNVKEIATYITLKGLSGNTVLLLSMILFTVAFGFKIAAVPFHMWAPDVYEGAPTSITAFMSVGPKAAGFAAMARVFMEALGPIKVDWVSVLIPISILTMAVGNIIALSQTNIKRMLAYSSIAHAGYMLLGLIAGDAEGLSALMSYVMIYAFMNTGAFAVVIMLRREGFKGENIEDFLGLAKSHPLASALMLIFMFSLTGLPPTAGFIGKFYLFLSAVNAGYTWLVVIAVIFSAISAYFYLRVVMYMYMKEPKEEVALTVSGSMSLALAITAIMTIILGVFPSILLNLAKASILI